The following proteins come from a genomic window of Gammaproteobacteria bacterium:
- a CDS encoding DUF3304 domain-containing protein: MNGIGGGNLHVSTVTSGGTNVCCFSYTPGTPAPKTVKVKWVASGCTYIEIKRSDYISTRAHHFFKTLEAPVDPKVPANPGYFEVHFYPDGHVEAAITEHSSPPRLILSEDREDRSDYPRCPDDQKPKE; this comes from the coding sequence GTGAATGGCATAGGCGGCGGGAATCTGCACGTTAGCACCGTAACCTCAGGCGGCACAAATGTCTGCTGCTTCAGCTACACCCCCGGCACCCCGGCTCCGAAAACGGTAAAGGTGAAATGGGTGGCGAGTGGCTGTACGTACATAGAGATCAAACGCAGTGACTACATATCAACAAGAGCGCATCATTTCTTCAAAACCCTGGAAGCCCCCGTTGACCCCAAAGTCCCCGCCAACCCCGGTTATTTCGAGGTGCATTTTTACCCCGATGGCCATGTGGAGGCGGCAATTACCGAACATAGCTCGCCGCCACGATTGATATTGAGCGAAGACCGCGAAGACCGTTCCGATTACCCGAGGTGTCCCGATGACCAAAAACCAAAAGAGTAA